One genomic segment of Brassica napus cultivar Da-Ae chromosome A3, Da-Ae, whole genome shotgun sequence includes these proteins:
- the LOC106438620 gene encoding UDP-D-xylose:L-fucose alpha-1,3-D-xylosyltransferase MGP4 — protein MAQQKYLHQRPIQNPFTNPFSSSPLSNSSLSNRPISLLSRNGLLLLLALLVILGVFLPWAGSPLFPFPNTLSPSQSKWRDYSLAQAVEFAAKNGTVIVCAVSYAYLPFLNNWLISVSRQNHQDKVLVIAEDYATLYKVNEKWPGHAVLIPPAFDSQTAHKFGSQGFFNFTSRRPQHLLQIVELGYSVMYNDVDMVWLQDPFKYLEGRHDAYFMDDMTAIKPLDHSHDLPPPGKKGRPYICSCMIFLRPTSGAKLLMRKWIEELRDQPWSKAKKANDQPGFNWALMKTAHQVDLYLLPQAAFPTGGLYFKNKTWVKETKGKHVIIHNNYIVGFEKKTKRFRDYGLWLVDDHALESPLGKLE, from the exons atggCGCAGCAAAAGTACCTTCACCAGCGCCCCATCCAAAACCCATTCACAAACCCATTCTCTTCCTCTCCTCTCTCAAACTCTTCCCTCTCTAACCGTCCCATCTCCCTCCTCTCCCGCAAcggcctcctcctcctcctcgcaCTCCTCGTCATCCTCGGCGTTTTCCTACCCTGGGCTGGATCTCCCTTATTCCCCTTCCCAAACACGCTCTCTCCTTCTCAGTCCAAGTGGCGCGACTACTCCCTCGCTCAAGCCGTTGAATTCGCAGCTAAGAACGGCACCGTGATCGTCTGCGCAGTGAGCTATGCGTACTTGCCTTTCCTCAACAACTGGCTGATCAGCGTCTCCAGGCAGAATCACCAGGACAAAGTCCTCGTCATCGCTGAGGATTACGCTACTCTCTACAAGGTTAACGAGAAATGGCCTGGTCACGCCGTTCTCATCCCTCCCGCGTTCGATTCTCAAACCGCTCACAAATTCGGTTCCCAG GGCTTCTTCAACTTCACATCTAGGAGGCCGCAGCATCTCTTGCAAATTGTGGAGCTAGGTTACAGTGTTATGTACAACGATGTTGATATGGTCTGGCTCCAAGATCCGTTCAAGTATTTGGAAGGAAGGCATGATGCATACTTCATGGATGACATGACTGCT ATTAAGCCGTTGGATCATTCTCATGATTTACCGCCTCCGGGTAAGAAAGGAAGGCCTTATATTTGTAGCTGCATGATTTTCTTGCGCCCCACTAGTGGCGCAAAGCTTCTGATGAGGAAATGGATTGAGGAACTTCGAGACCAGCCTTGGTCTAAAGCTAAGAAAGCAAATGACCAGCCTGGTTTTAACTGGGCACTTATGAAAACAGCTCATCAG GTGGATCTCTACTTGCTTCCTCAGGCAGCATTCCCAACGGGAGGATTGTACTTCAAGAACAAGACATGGGTAAAGGAGACAAAGGGGAAGCATGTGATAATCCACAATAACTACATTGTTGGTTTTGAAAAGAAGACCAAACGTTTCCGTGACTATGGTCTATGGTTAGTGGATGATCATGCTCTTGAGTCCCCATTAGGAAAATTAGAGTAA